A genomic segment from Haloarchaeobius salinus encodes:
- a CDS encoding ABC transporter ATP-binding protein: MNAIDATNVSKHYGSTTALDRVDLTVEEGETFGFLGPNGAGKSTFINILLDFAKPSDGHVEIFGTDCQRNGVEARDRIGVLPEGYSVIERLTGRQHIEYAIRSKDAHDTNPLDILDRVGIRDAADRKASGYSKGMAQRLVLGMALVGEPDLLLLDEPSTGLDPNGAAEMRQILREENERGATIFFSSHILEQVEAVCDRVGILQRGELVAVDTIEGLRDSMGGGTKLVLTLDELRDSTLAEIETIDGVETVVSQGDSTIEVTCTNDAKMDIVVALHEAGIEVMNFKTEEASLEDMFIEYTGSRGR; this comes from the coding sequence ATGAATGCCATCGACGCGACGAACGTATCGAAACACTACGGCTCGACCACGGCCCTCGACCGGGTCGACCTCACCGTCGAGGAGGGCGAGACGTTCGGCTTCCTCGGCCCGAACGGCGCCGGGAAGTCGACGTTCATCAACATCCTGCTCGACTTCGCGAAGCCGAGCGACGGGCACGTCGAGATCTTCGGCACCGACTGCCAGCGCAACGGCGTCGAGGCACGCGACCGGATCGGCGTGCTGCCGGAGGGCTACTCGGTCATCGAGCGCCTGACCGGCCGCCAGCACATCGAGTACGCCATCCGGTCGAAGGACGCCCACGACACGAACCCGCTCGACATCCTCGACCGGGTGGGCATCCGCGACGCCGCCGACCGGAAGGCAAGCGGGTACTCGAAGGGGATGGCACAGCGGCTCGTCCTCGGGATGGCCCTCGTCGGCGAGCCCGACCTCCTGCTGCTCGACGAGCCGAGCACCGGGCTCGACCCAAACGGCGCGGCCGAGATGCGCCAGATACTCCGCGAGGAGAACGAACGCGGCGCGACCATCTTCTTCTCCTCGCACATCCTCGAGCAGGTCGAGGCGGTCTGTGACCGCGTCGGCATCCTCCAGCGGGGCGAACTCGTCGCCGTCGACACCATCGAGGGACTGCGCGACTCGATGGGCGGTGGGACGAAGCTGGTGCTCACGCTCGACGAGCTGCGCGACAGCACGCTCGCCGAGATCGAGACCATCGACGGGGTCGAGACCGTCGTCTCACAGGGTGACTCCACCATCGAGGTCACGTGTACGAACGACGCGAAGATGGACATCGTCGTCGCCCTCCACGAGGCCGGCATCGAGGTGATGAACTTCAAGACCGAGGAGGCCTCGCTCGAGGACATGTTCATCGAGTACACGGGTTCCAGAGGCCGATGA
- a CDS encoding ArsR/SmtB family transcription factor, producing the protein MVGKQLRRSPERREDESTPRGSATARAGAACDQTERRFTAEDDDASDILELLDDDYARRILEVLEDGPLPARALVDRCEASKPTVYRRLNRLEEQGFVSVDIDIDRDGHHRKVFESTLVSATFELDGGTAAVQVTVEAASAGPGSKLIPPSD; encoded by the coding sequence CCCGGAACGCCGGGAAGACGAATCGACCCCTCGTGGCAGTGCGACCGCACGTGCAGGTGCGGCCTGTGACCAGACCGAACGTCGCTTCACGGCCGAAGACGACGACGCGTCCGACATCCTGGAGCTGCTCGACGACGACTACGCCCGACGAATCCTCGAGGTGCTGGAGGACGGTCCCCTCCCGGCTCGAGCCCTCGTCGACCGGTGCGAAGCGTCGAAACCCACCGTCTACCGCCGGTTGAACCGACTCGAGGAACAGGGCTTCGTCTCGGTCGATATCGACATCGACCGGGACGGCCATCATCGAAAGGTGTTCGAATCTACCCTGGTCAGTGCCACCTTCGAACTCGATGGTGGCACCGCGGCCGTCCAGGTCACGGTCGAGGCTGCCAGCGCCGGCCCCGGCTCCAAGCTGATCCCTCCATCCGACTGA
- a CDS encoding dihydrofolate reductase, whose protein sequence is MDVIAVAAVSENGVIGDGPTLPWSLPEEVRRYRERVADDLVLIGRRTFEMFDDPPGATQLVLSRSDREYENPDVTHAGSVDAALEIARERGAPVLYVLGGGSIYEALLPHYDRMLLSRIEGEYEGDAHFPEFDRDDWVLVSETQFDGYVLEEWEPRSNHR, encoded by the coding sequence ATGGACGTCATCGCGGTCGCGGCTGTCAGCGAGAACGGTGTCATCGGAGACGGGCCGACGCTCCCCTGGAGTCTCCCCGAGGAGGTCCGCCGGTACAGAGAGCGCGTCGCGGACGACCTGGTACTCATCGGCCGTCGCACGTTCGAGATGTTCGACGACCCACCCGGCGCGACGCAGCTCGTCCTGAGCCGGAGCGACCGGGAGTACGAGAATCCCGACGTGACACACGCAGGGAGCGTCGACGCGGCGCTCGAGATCGCCCGGGAGCGAGGGGCACCGGTGCTGTACGTCCTCGGTGGGGGTTCGATATACGAGGCGCTGCTGCCACACTACGACCGGATGCTCCTGAGTCGTATCGAGGGCGAGTACGAGGGCGATGCACACTTCCCCGAGTTCGACCGCGACGACTGGGTGCTGGTCTCCGAGACGCAGTTCGACGGCTACGTGCTGGAGGAGTGGGAGCCACGGTCGAACCACCGCTGA
- a CDS encoding ABC transporter permease subunit gives MNWRIIARKEFEDAVRSRLLWGVVAFVTVIVSATFLIPLLVPALDTGVLSALGGASEFASMLVPVVALVAAYLAIAGERESGSLRILLGLEPDRRTVVLGKFAGRSAVVIVGLVVGFVLAGVVAMAVYGSVPVVGFLSVVGLTVALGVSFVGIAVGVSAAVATRSRAMTVGIGLYLGLALLWDLVPQGAYMATNGSPPGGAVPAWFVFLQGLSPSGAYSSLVMTAIHATDPAYPAATAAVQGPVPFYVEPWVFAAVLTAWTVGPLCIGTLLFERADLN, from the coding sequence ATGAACTGGCGTATCATCGCCCGGAAGGAGTTCGAGGACGCCGTCCGGTCGCGCCTGCTCTGGGGGGTCGTCGCGTTCGTGACGGTCATCGTCAGCGCGACGTTCCTCATCCCGCTGCTCGTCCCCGCACTCGATACGGGGGTCCTCTCGGCACTGGGTGGGGCGAGCGAGTTCGCGTCGATGCTGGTTCCGGTCGTCGCCCTCGTGGCGGCCTACCTCGCCATCGCCGGCGAACGGGAGTCGGGGAGCCTCCGCATCCTGCTGGGGCTCGAACCGGACCGCCGCACCGTCGTGCTCGGCAAGTTCGCCGGACGGAGCGCCGTGGTCATCGTCGGCCTCGTCGTTGGCTTCGTCCTCGCGGGTGTCGTCGCCATGGCCGTCTACGGGTCCGTTCCGGTCGTCGGCTTCCTGTCGGTCGTCGGGCTGACCGTCGCACTCGGCGTCAGTTTCGTGGGCATCGCGGTCGGCGTCTCCGCGGCCGTCGCGACACGCTCCCGTGCGATGACCGTCGGTATCGGCCTGTACCTCGGGCTCGCTCTCCTCTGGGACCTCGTCCCGCAAGGAGCCTACATGGCGACGAACGGGTCGCCGCCGGGTGGCGCGGTACCGGCCTGGTTCGTGTTCCTGCAGGGCCTCAGCCCGTCCGGCGCGTACAGCTCCCTCGTGATGACGGCCATCCACGCGACGGACCCTGCCTACCCCGCGGCCACGGCGGCCGTGCAGGGGCCGGTGCCGTTCTACGTCGAACCGTGGGTGTTCGCGGCCGTCCTGACCGCGTGGACGGTCGGACCGCTGTGTATCGGGACGTTGCTGTTCGAGCGAGCCGACCTCAACTGA
- a CDS encoding glycoside hydrolase family 99-like domain-containing protein, translating to MPDRRRRDLLQSAGVLGISALAGCQGGSEDPAVESAATGSPTTPTSTRATTESGGEVAFTLQTASELGGDATQLSVTGTVEATTALQAVTIAVADQRRRVDAEAANRLELDTTVAVDGGQRYEVTVTATDESGAEATTSIRTEHVPIHVDPVDTDRLVGAHYYPWYETRGHANWTDRIVSEPVLGEYAGSDPAVVDQHLKWCLEHGIRWLSLSWWGPDTGTDDVIQRTLLPRERFDDLEFSILYETKGRLEGRDYDLDDAIGRGILVDDFRYLAEHYFGRENYLHLDERPVVFVYLADNLRGDLVEAFEAVEEAIGVRPYILADVAFGGAPGTAPVGEVADGFTAYNPYFARSDIESIFHDRYERGNEVLELGAEALDADHVPVVMPGFNDTGLPASIREDNPILSSTPERYERVLEQVDPHLATAPAVLVTSFNEWYENTQVEPDEEFGTRYLELTRDRLATGQSAGFDPDGATFSLAFNRTAAPAAHRSDSDDSRELAFQATELSFQSDGETVVSYDIGGDASEPIYLDGVYGASSDDDSSWRWFGGADARTTMFVEAPLEAADTAVLTGQPVPFVEVEVDVSLDGERTDHVVLNRPGTSDYELSLTAPDDS from the coding sequence ATGCCCGACAGACGCCGCCGGGATCTACTCCAGTCAGCCGGGGTGCTCGGGATCTCGGCGCTCGCAGGCTGTCAGGGGGGAAGCGAGGACCCGGCGGTCGAGAGCGCCGCCACCGGGAGCCCGACCACACCGACCAGCACGCGGGCCACGACTGAGTCGGGAGGCGAGGTGGCGTTCACGCTGCAGACCGCCAGTGAACTGGGTGGGGACGCCACACAGCTTTCGGTAACCGGGACAGTCGAGGCCACCACTGCGCTTCAGGCCGTGACGATAGCGGTGGCAGACCAGCGCCGGAGGGTCGACGCCGAGGCAGCGAATCGGCTCGAACTCGACACGACCGTCGCGGTCGACGGTGGCCAGCGGTACGAGGTCACGGTCACGGCAACGGACGAGTCGGGTGCCGAGGCCACGACCAGCATCCGTACCGAACACGTACCGATTCACGTCGACCCCGTCGATACGGACCGGCTCGTGGGTGCACACTACTACCCGTGGTACGAGACACGTGGACACGCGAACTGGACGGACCGGATCGTCTCCGAGCCGGTGCTCGGTGAGTACGCGGGGAGCGACCCGGCCGTGGTCGACCAGCACCTCAAGTGGTGTCTGGAACATGGCATCCGCTGGCTCTCGCTGAGCTGGTGGGGCCCTGACACGGGCACGGACGACGTCATCCAGCGCACCCTCCTCCCGCGCGAGCGGTTCGACGACCTGGAGTTCTCGATCCTCTACGAGACCAAGGGCCGCCTCGAGGGTCGGGACTACGACCTCGACGACGCCATCGGTCGGGGTATCCTCGTCGACGACTTCCGCTACCTCGCGGAGCACTACTTCGGCAGGGAGAACTACCTCCACCTCGACGAGCGGCCGGTCGTGTTCGTCTACCTCGCGGATAACCTCCGGGGTGACCTCGTGGAAGCGTTCGAGGCGGTCGAGGAGGCCATCGGTGTCCGACCCTACATCCTGGCGGACGTGGCGTTCGGGGGCGCACCCGGAACCGCGCCGGTCGGGGAGGTCGCCGACGGCTTCACCGCGTACAACCCGTACTTCGCCCGGTCCGACATCGAATCGATCTTCCACGACCGCTACGAGCGCGGCAACGAGGTGCTGGAGCTCGGCGCGGAGGCACTCGACGCGGACCACGTTCCCGTCGTCATGCCGGGGTTCAACGACACCGGACTCCCCGCATCGATTCGCGAGGACAACCCGATACTCTCCTCGACCCCGGAACGGTACGAGCGCGTGCTCGAGCAGGTCGACCCCCACCTCGCGACGGCCCCCGCAGTGCTCGTCACCTCGTTCAACGAGTGGTACGAGAACACCCAGGTCGAACCCGACGAGGAGTTCGGCACCCGGTATCTGGAACTCACACGCGACCGACTCGCAACGGGCCAGTCCGCGGGGTTCGACCCGGATGGCGCGACGTTCTCGCTCGCGTTCAACCGGACGGCGGCTCCGGCAGCTCACCGGTCCGACAGCGACGACAGCCGGGAACTCGCGTTCCAGGCGACGGAACTATCGTTCCAGTCCGACGGCGAGACGGTCGTCTCGTACGATATCGGTGGCGACGCGTCGGAACCGATCTACCTGGATGGTGTGTACGGAGCCTCGTCGGACGACGACTCCTCTTGGCGCTGGTTCGGCGGCGCGGACGCCCGGACGACGATGTTCGTCGAGGCCCCACTCGAGGCTGCCGACACGGCAGTGCTCACCGGGCAGCCGGTTCCGTTCGTCGAGGTCGAGGTCGATGTCTCCCTCGACGGCGAACGGACCGACCACGTCGTTCTGAACAGACCCGGGACGAGCGACTACGAACTCTCGCTCACGGCTCCAGACGACTCCTGA
- a CDS encoding ArsR/SmtB family transcription factor: MGSETDADPGDAFAALGNELRVAILRTLAEAAEADRGGLTFTELYDGLAIDSTSQLSYHLGQLEGRFVRKSNDTYVLTQAGERVIRAVRSGTYEREPSFEPTTVEGACPRCDCTTLSVSYRERLLTVACADCDTTVVTYDLPPPATGDRTSEEVLAACDRRARNEYAVAVAGTCPKCGGAMERSVEPADAPATYSCRADCSQCGLCLFAPVEASLLYHAGVIAFLWEHDVDVTSLPFWRLLPLIEEWEVERVGAEPLPLRVTVVEGDDSLVATIDEDLGVRLLKDL; this comes from the coding sequence ATGGGCTCCGAGACCGATGCGGACCCGGGTGATGCCTTCGCCGCGCTCGGCAACGAGTTGCGGGTCGCCATCCTCCGGACACTGGCGGAAGCCGCTGAGGCCGACCGGGGCGGGTTGACCTTCACAGAGCTGTATGACGGGCTGGCCATCGACAGTACCTCCCAGCTGTCGTACCACCTGGGTCAACTGGAGGGACGCTTCGTCCGGAAGTCGAACGACACCTACGTCCTCACTCAGGCCGGGGAACGGGTCATCAGGGCGGTCCGGTCGGGGACCTACGAGCGCGAGCCCTCGTTCGAACCCACGACGGTCGAGGGTGCCTGTCCACGCTGTGACTGCACGACGTTGTCGGTGTCGTACCGTGAGCGACTGCTGACCGTGGCGTGTGCGGACTGCGACACGACCGTCGTGACCTACGACCTGCCGCCACCCGCGACGGGCGACCGGACCAGCGAGGAGGTCCTCGCGGCCTGCGACCGGCGAGCGCGGAATGAGTACGCGGTCGCAGTAGCGGGCACCTGCCCGAAGTGCGGCGGGGCGATGGAGCGCTCGGTTGAGCCGGCTGACGCCCCCGCGACCTACAGTTGTCGTGCCGACTGCTCCCAGTGTGGACTGTGCCTGTTCGCACCGGTGGAGGCCAGTCTGCTGTACCACGCGGGGGTCATCGCCTTCCTCTGGGAGCACGACGTCGACGTGACGAGCCTTCCCTTCTGGCGGTTGCTGCCGCTCATCGAGGAGTGGGAGGTCGAGCGGGTCGGTGCCGAACCATTGCCGCTGCGGGTCACCGTCGTCGAGGGGGACGACAGCCTGGTCGCGACCATCGACGAGGACCTCGGCGTGCGGTTGCTCAAAGATCTTTGA
- a CDS encoding ABC transporter permease, translated as MSWQIIARQDWSDTADQRSTKTLLALVSFVVLLSGYVYPVLTEGPHTTATFSSYAVGWLTTLVPLVGVLLGYGAVVGERETGSLLLSLSLPISREDIVLGKYVSRTGLLAATIVGSMAGAGALVVYPFGTLDLLPFIGFVVLTVLFGAIWTGIGIAVSLLVSTKRRALVLGVTVFFVLVIVWDTVVGALALALEALGITDGDLPDPLQFVVGLEPGRLFRRLTEGFVDPSTTVDGAWYLSEWIALVLFAVWLVMPLGLAHLRFSGVDL; from the coding sequence ATGAGCTGGCAGATCATCGCGCGGCAGGACTGGTCGGACACCGCCGACCAGCGGTCGACGAAGACCCTGCTGGCGCTCGTCTCCTTCGTCGTCCTGCTCTCGGGCTACGTCTATCCGGTGTTGACCGAGGGACCCCACACCACGGCGACGTTCTCCAGCTACGCCGTCGGCTGGCTCACGACGCTGGTCCCGCTCGTCGGCGTGCTGCTCGGCTACGGTGCGGTGGTCGGTGAACGCGAGACCGGCTCGCTGTTGCTGTCGCTCTCGCTCCCGATCAGCCGCGAGGACATCGTCCTCGGGAAGTACGTCTCGCGGACCGGGCTGCTGGCCGCGACCATCGTCGGCTCGATGGCCGGCGCGGGCGCGCTCGTCGTGTACCCGTTCGGGACGCTCGACCTGCTCCCGTTCATCGGGTTCGTCGTGCTGACCGTCCTCTTCGGTGCCATCTGGACGGGGATCGGCATCGCCGTCTCGCTCCTGGTCTCCACGAAGCGCCGGGCCCTCGTCCTCGGCGTGACGGTGTTCTTCGTGCTCGTCATCGTGTGGGACACCGTCGTGGGCGCGCTCGCGCTCGCCCTCGAGGCACTCGGAATCACGGACGGTGACCTCCCGGACCCCCTCCAGTTCGTCGTCGGGCTGGAGCCCGGCCGCCTCTTCCGCCGCCTCACCGAGGGGTTCGTCGATCCGAGCACGACGGTCGACGGTGCGTGGTACCTCAGTGAGTGGATCGCACTCGTCCTGTTCGCCGTCTGGCTCGTCATGCCGCTCGGGCTCGCCCATCTCCGCTTCTCGGGGGTGGATCTCTGA
- a CDS encoding ABC transporter ATP-binding protein has product MTAIETDHLTKRYGDDVYAVNDLSLTVAEGEVFGFLGPNGSGKSTTIDMLMDYVRPTAGSASVLGYDAQTEADEIHRRVGILPDGYSLYDRLSGRAHIEYAIRLKGTDDDPDAVLRRVGLDPDAATRTAGTYSKGMSQRLALGIALVGDPELLILDEPSSGLDPDGIRDIRDLTRAHAEDGGTVFFSSHILSQVEAVCDRVGILNRGRLVAVDTIDGLRDSLGTGATISVTVDRMPADHGLDELAGVSSVLAEGDEVAVTCTEPTAKLAVLDRLRETGASIRDFDTRKSSLEDLFSAYTHPDETRPRVEAGR; this is encoded by the coding sequence GTGACGGCCATCGAGACCGACCACCTGACGAAACGCTATGGCGACGACGTCTACGCCGTCAACGACCTCTCGTTGACCGTCGCCGAGGGGGAGGTCTTCGGCTTCCTCGGCCCGAACGGCTCCGGGAAATCGACGACTATCGACATGTTGATGGACTACGTCAGACCGACCGCTGGCTCCGCGTCCGTCCTCGGATACGACGCACAGACGGAGGCGGACGAGATCCACCGACGAGTCGGGATCCTTCCGGACGGCTACAGCCTCTACGACCGGCTCAGCGGCCGGGCACATATCGAGTACGCGATCCGTCTGAAGGGCACCGACGACGACCCCGATGCCGTCCTCCGACGGGTCGGCCTGGACCCCGACGCGGCCACCCGGACCGCCGGGACGTACTCGAAGGGGATGAGCCAACGGCTCGCACTGGGTATCGCACTCGTCGGGGACCCGGAACTGCTCATCCTCGACGAGCCCTCCAGCGGCCTCGACCCGGACGGGATACGCGACATCCGCGATCTGACCCGTGCACACGCGGAGGACGGTGGGACCGTCTTCTTCTCCTCACACATCCTGAGCCAGGTGGAGGCGGTCTGTGACAGGGTCGGCATCCTGAACCGCGGCCGACTGGTCGCGGTCGACACCATCGACGGCCTGCGGGACTCGCTGGGCACGGGAGCGACCATCTCCGTCACGGTCGACAGGATGCCAGCCGACCACGGCCTCGACGAACTCGCCGGTGTCTCCAGTGTCCTCGCGGAGGGCGACGAGGTCGCGGTGACCTGCACGGAACCGACGGCGAAGCTCGCGGTCCTGGACCGGCTCAGGGAGACGGGCGCGAGCATCCGCGACTTCGACACCCGGAAGTCGTCGCTCGAGGACCTGTTCTCCGCCTACACGCACCCCGACGAGACACGCCCACGGGTGGAGGCAGGGCGATGA
- a CDS encoding ABC transporter permease: MSWRDIAHKDINDAGRSKSIWLLVGILLVLSLGYAYVHQYLGDETFEAFVNGLAGVMALVVPLLAIMLGYKSIVHERTSGSLLLTLSLPHDRRDLAVGTFVGRAVVLLVPTLVALVLAGGFGVVLYGTEGLAMYPWFLLATVLFGLSFVGIAVGLSMSTTRDRWITFGALGGYLLLVNFWGLLHTMTLLILHRFDGTVLLPQNLPEWAYLYRLLEPGQSYYRLLEVGFDGQLASLYLREGAPFYVDWWMGVLLLVLWAVVPMLFGYRRFVRQDI, encoded by the coding sequence ATGAGCTGGCGCGACATCGCCCACAAGGACATCAACGACGCGGGCCGCTCGAAGAGCATCTGGCTCCTCGTCGGCATCCTGCTTGTGCTCTCGCTGGGGTACGCCTACGTGCACCAGTACCTCGGCGACGAGACGTTCGAAGCCTTCGTCAACGGGCTCGCAGGCGTGATGGCACTCGTCGTCCCGCTGCTCGCCATCATGCTCGGCTACAAGTCCATCGTCCACGAGCGGACCAGCGGGAGCCTGCTGCTCACCCTGTCGCTCCCGCACGACCGTCGCGACCTGGCCGTCGGCACGTTCGTCGGCCGGGCGGTCGTCCTGCTCGTCCCCACACTCGTCGCGCTCGTCCTCGCAGGCGGATTCGGCGTGGTCCTCTACGGGACCGAGGGCCTCGCGATGTACCCCTGGTTCCTGCTCGCCACCGTGCTGTTCGGCCTCTCGTTCGTCGGTATCGCGGTCGGACTGTCGATGTCGACCACCCGGGACCGCTGGATCACCTTCGGCGCACTCGGCGGCTACCTGCTCCTCGTGAACTTCTGGGGGCTCCTGCACACGATGACGCTGCTCATCCTGCACCGGTTCGACGGCACGGTACTGCTGCCACAGAACCTGCCGGAGTGGGCGTACCTCTACCGACTGCTCGAACCCGGCCAGTCGTACTACCGGCTGCTGGAGGTCGGGTTCGACGGGCAACTGGCCAGTCTCTACCTCCGGGAGGGCGCACCGTTCTACGTCGACTGGTGGATGGGCGTCCTGCTGCTGGTGCTCTGGGCCGTCGTCCCGATGCTATTCGGCTATCGACGGTTCGTCAGGCAGGACATCTAG